A single Anopheles funestus chromosome 2RL, idAnoFuneDA-416_04, whole genome shotgun sequence DNA region contains:
- the LOC125762798 gene encoding transcription factor Atoh8-like yields the protein MSSAYVQQQYNHNAMYGGGGMMGSGVGGSLDASSYNPYNSMSAMGMGGTGLCYGYGTDSGASEGYHSPGPVSSPESYYNNTSPAEYSPSSPYTNYGYCSGGNSGSGIQTSHSNSTTTSNPSVSCESYYSYASNNFKTACPTVPRYSATGSSSSANSFQKREDSTQSVETQGVIRPATTIVTKRLPTAVPHQLPPGGSYYNPYAVPIARNRSSPAHSSSSSVSPTPSQSDSGQSVVVVQPEIVKKRRLAANARERRRMNSLNDAFDRLRDVVPSLGNDRKLSKFETLQMAQTYIAALNELLSRD from the coding sequence ATGAGTTCCGCGTACGTTCAGCAGCAGTACAATCATAATGCGATGTATGGTGGTGGAGGCATGATGGGATCCGGTGTAGGAGGCTCACTGGATGCCTCGTCCTACAACCCGTACAACAGTATGTCTGCCATGGGTATGGGCGGAACAGGACTCTGCTATGGTTATGGTACGGATAGTGGAGCTTCGGAAGGGTATCATAGCCCCGGTCCGGTATCGAGTCCTGAATCGTACTACAACAATACAAGTCCCGCCGAGTATAGTCCTTCCAGCCCATACACAAACTACGGATACTGCAGTGGCGGGAATTCCGGATCGGGAATACAAACTTCCCACAGTAATAGTACTACCACGAGTAATCCAAGTGTATCCTGCGAGTCGTACTACAGCTATGCCAGTAACAACTTCAAAACCGCCTGTCCAACAGTTCCTCGATACAGTGCGACCGGATCAAGTTCCTCTGCCAATAGCTTCCAGAAGCGAGAAGATAGTACGCAGTCAGTAGAAACGCAAGGTGTTATCCGACCGGCTACAACAATTGTTACGAAGCGCCTACCTACTGCTGTCCCTCACCAGCTTCCACCCGGAGGCAGCTACTACAATCCCTACGCAGTACCAATCGCTAGAAACCGATCGAGTCCTGCGCATAGCTCCAGCAGTTCCGTATCTCCGACACCATCGCAATCGGACAGTGGACAATCGGTAGTGGTAGTGCAACCAGAAATTGTTAAGAAGCGTCGCCTAGCAGCAAATGCACGAGAACGACGAAGGATGAACAGTTTGAACGATGCGTTCGACCGGCTAAGGGACGTCGTACCATCATTGGGAAACGATCGCAAGCTGTCGAAGTTCGAGACGCTCCAGATGGCACAAACGTACATAGCGGCATTGAATGAGCTACTTTCACGAGACTGA
- the LOC125762780 gene encoding meiosis regulator and mRNA stability factor 1 codes for MNNSITNTYYDMRSFPDLVANLAAENTKMYNTRQTYNAQGGGYNMKFYNYYQQTAPYVPQMYGNCFPKQRYTPYPNRNYGAVGPSNYNVTTNHSNLPQPLLTPQQNQQQPYSALSFQSASTSFCQMPINKSLNSSLNSSSYSDSGKNSTFYSSNQSGCSSPHQSNYSTDSGSMASSSGTINTSGGPGTCSSASSSSVSPIPPIQPPPVQPLSTVLLGPSVESPDQEMVVLQISNLDSSIEEHKMHQFLMCQLKPITPVISLTIESPSLAKVKVPTAQCAKQVVANLHRKKIGHKRMVVSYIKDPSSAESSALRCQVAGLLKDVPCFTLPINRFRELFQSRFKSSISVLDLYRMQDVCVITLDNNEEKHISLQPALIDTLKNSSLVETSQHSVPYCMHHFKQEKEKGWAEQEIEPLPNVMMTINQLQLLVYSLLKSHKNDIPVASILYCIEHELQMKIVPNDNGVPLEHLLCCIRGVQIANNSFGIKVLSWMDHEQNCTKDNDDVWSVNLRYMPKSPSNEFLQQISREVVELIKMSPKSTMKFTRFIPAYHNHFGKQCRVADYGYTRLIELFEALSPVVQVMGDGENRHITLTHRTQIRRFTSDLLKILRNRANKSILLSQLPMVFMHAQNRPFDVTDYGVCNLYDIVDGLVYSNSITTKVQNDNDVLISIVKRKQTATELEKTSSFAGEVVELFRKAPQFSILFKKFVRSYHYHFGYQCRLSDYGLLKLSDLLEAISGIVEMEQTNDEDRKIYLNYQVALRMFAEQVQEIIKTGTGKPCTVVRLSAILSIHKNQYGYQLQPNCLGFSNMYDAMKALPYTEVFEAGGEYMVISHLEDSAFRMRTYATCMVLMEFRKDRVTLSELMRSYQMRFKEFLSEKSICNMNHALTIEMDKGLQTVTLTALMKFIMRMVQVVKQRTSISVYDLKLALNVSLGTCFEFGYPNLVAVLNAFSDVFVAGNATYINDKSDIELNRDCILSKGWNASEESLSFKNASQSNLMPNVKHVSNDIRHPSAPSGGCYSKDPVPFHNTVNTQYLQQRRSLGNDYSTPLLKTLQQSHGPQPLQTLQVPSNPCYGYNHPQNILMPNNYGHRHSTNSSAFPPMAYGSSIGAPKSDMDKENIKPMQNSHVAHDLMGTNYNKYSSKIAQDQVSNVFQLNCAPKVAESDGFWEQEAVRSTGQPFISNRSTQNQSNCWKKKGENLTELIDSRNSVMDVVAAYWEPPKPDTPTDMNLPFWLDPIWNDSLQNLDSISLWSDPGKTLNIPIPELKTINDLPPLNTPLEILSEQLSIFSFDQDK; via the exons ATGAATAATAGCATCACCAATACCTACTACGATATGCGTTCCTTCCCGGATCTGGTCGCAAACTTAGCAGCGGAAAATACTAAGATGTACAACACTCGGCAGACCTACAACGCACAGGGAGGAGGATACAATATGAAGTTTTACAATTATTACCAG CAAACCGCACCGTATGTGCCGCAAATGTATGGCAATTGTTTCCCAAAGCAGCGCTACACTCCGTATCCAAACCGCAACTATGGAGCCGTTGGTCCTAGCAACTACAATGTAACAACGAATCATAGTAACCTGCCTCAGCCGCTGCTAACACCACAGCAAAATCAGCAGCAGCCGTATTCAGCGTTGTCATTTCAATCAGCAAGCACCAGCTTCTGCCAGATGCCAATTAATAAATCACTCAACTCCTCGCTCAATAGCAGTAGCTATTCTGATTCGGGTAAGAATTCAACGTTCTACAGCAGTAACCAGAGTGGGTGCAGCAGCCCGCACCAGAGCAATTACTCCACCGACAGTGGAAGTATGGCAAGCAGCAGCGGAACGATTAACACTAGCGGTGGCCCCGGAACCTGTTCCAGCGCGTCGAGCTCTTCGGTGTCACCGATACCGCCGATTCAACCACCGCCGGTGCAGCCACTGTCTACGGTTTTGCTGGGCCCGTCAGTGGAATCGCCCGATCAGGAGATGGTGGTGCTTCAAATCAGCAATTTGGATTCGTCCATCGAAGAGCACAAAATGCACCAATTTTTAATGTGCCAACTGAAACCCATTACTCCCGTCATTTCGCTCACGATCGAAAGTCCTTCGCTGGCGAAGGTGAAAGTACCCACGGCACAG TGTGCAAAGCAAGTGGTAGCCAATCTGCATCGCAAAAAGATCGGCCACAAGCGTATGGTTGTTTCGTATATTAAGGATCCTTCGTCGGCCGAATCGTCGGCTCTGCGTTGCCAGGTTGCTGGGTTGCTAAAGGATGTACCTTGTTTTACCCTGCCAATTAATCGTTTCCGTGAGCTGTTTCAATCGCGCTTCAAGTCATCGATTAGCGTACTTGATCTGTATCGAATGCAGGATGTGTGCGTGATTACGCTCGACAATAACGAAGAGAAACACATCTCGCTACAGCCGGCATTGATTGATACACTGAAGAATAGTTCGCTTGTAGAGACGTCGCAGCATAGCGTACCGTACTGCATGCATCATTTTAAgcaggagaaggaaaaaggcTGGGCAGAGCAGGAGATCGAACCGTTGCCAAATGTCATGATGACCATTAACCAGTTACAGTTGCTCGTGTATTCGCTCCTCAAGTCACACAAGAACGACATTCCCGTTGCAAGCATTTTGTATTGCATCGAGCACGAGCTGCAAATGAAGATAGTCCCGAATGATAACGGTGTACCGCTGGAACACTTACTGTGTTGCATCCGAGGTGTGCAAATTGCGAATAATAGTTTCGGGATAAAAGTACTGTCCTGGATGGATCACGAGCAAAACTGCACCAAGGATAATGATG ATGTTTGGTCCGTAAATCTTCGCTACATGCCCAAGAGTCCGTCGAACGAATTTCTTCAGCAGATTTCGCGTGAAGTGGTCGAGCTGATCAAGATGTCGCCTAAATCGACGATGAAGTTTACCCGGTTCATTCCCGCCTATCATAACCATTTTGGGAAACAGTGCCGGGTAGCGGACTATGGATACACGCGACTAATCGAACTGTTCGAAGCGCTGTCACCGGTGGTGCAGGTAATGGGCGATGGCGAAAATCGCCACATTACCCTAACGCATCGAACGCAGATACGCCGTTTTACGAGCGATCTTCTCAAGATTCTACGTAACCGCGCGAATAAGTCGATTCTACTGTCCCAGCTGCCAATGGTATTCATGCATGCTCAAAATCGCCCCTTCGATGTTACCGATTACGGTGTGTGCAATCTGTACGACATTGTGGATGGTCTCGTGTACAGCAACTCTATTACGACGAAGGTGCAGAACGATAACGATGTGTTGATTTCGATCGTTAAGCGTAAACAAACCGCAACCGAGCTGGAAAAGACGAGCAGTTTTGCAGGTGAAGTCGTAGAGTTGTTTCGTAAGGCACCTCAGTTTTCTATACTGTTTAAGAAATTTGTACGGTCGTACCATTACCACTTCGGATACCAATGCCGTCTCAGTGATTATGGACTGCTGAAGCTGTCCGATCTGTTAGAAGCAATAAGCGGTATTGTGGAG ATGGAACAAACCAACGATGAGGATCGCAAGATCTATCTGAACTATCAGGTAGCACTACGGATGTTTGCTGAGCAGGTTCAGGAAATCATTAAAACTGGCACAGGAAAACCGTGTACTGTCGTGCGTTTAAGTGCTATTCTGAGCATTCACAAAAATCAATACGGTTACCAACTGCAACCAAACTGTCTAGGATTTAGCAACATGTATGACGCGATGAAGGCTCTACCATATACCGAGGTATTTGAAGCTGGGGGCGAGTACATGGTGATCTCTCATTTGGAAGATTCTGCCTTTCGTATGCGCACGTATGCTACCTGCATGGTGTtgatggagtttcgcaaagaCCGTGTTACACTGTCGGAGCTTATGCGTAGCTATCAGATGCGTTTTAAGGAGTTCTTAAGCGAAAAGAGCATTTGCAACATGAACCATGCGTTGACG ATCGAAATGGATAAGGGCTTACAAACGGTGACATTGACGGCGTTGATGAAGTTTATCATGCGGATGGTACAAGTGGTCAAACAGCGAACGTCGATCAGTGTATATGACCTAAAACTTGCATTGAATGTATCGTTGGGAACGTGCTTCGAATTTG GATATCCCAATCTGGTTGCAGTGCTGAATGCTTTTTCCGATGTGTTTGTAGCAGGTAATGCTACTTATATTAATGATAAAAGTGACATCGAACTTAATCGTGACTGTATTT TATCTAAAGGATGGAATGCTTCGGAAGAAAGTCTATCCTTTAAGAATGCATCCCAAAGTAATTTGATGCCCAATGTCAAACATGTATCCAACGATATCCGCCATCCGTCTGCACCTTCGGGAGGATGTTATTCTAAAGATCCTGTTCCATTCCACAACACGGTTAATACTCAGTATCTGCAACAGCGTCGGTCCCTCGGAAACGATTACTCTACACCTCTGCTAAAAACTCTGCAGCAATCGCATGGTCCACAACCGTTGCAAACTTTACAAGTACCTTccaatccttgctacggttATAATCACCCCCAGAACATATTGATGCCTAATAATTACGGCCACCGACACTCTACCAACTCATCGGCGTTTCCTCCAATGGCATACGGATCGTCGATTGGGGCTCCCAAAAGTGACATGGacaaggaaaatattaaaccaaTGCAAAATAGTCACGTAGCGCATGACCTGATGGGCACCAACTACAACAAGTATTCTTCCAAAATTGCACAAGATCAGGTGTCAAATGTTTTCCAGTTGAATTGTGCACCGAAAGTAGCTGAAAGTGATGGATTTTGGGAGCAAGAGGCGGTACGCTCAACAGGACAACCGTTCATATCTAATCGATCTACTCAAAATCAATCGAACTGCTGGAAGAAGAAAGGGGAAAATTTAACGGAATTAATTGATTCTCGCAATTCCGTTATGGATGTGGTTGCTGCATACTGGGAACCACCAAAACCGGATACACCAACAGATATG AATCTTCCGTTCTGGTTGGATCCTATCTGGAACGATTCATTACAAAATCTAGACAGCATTTCCTTGTGGTCGGATCCCGGGAAAACG CTTAACATTCCAATTCCGGAGCTGAAAACAATTAACGATCTACCGCCTCTAAATACACCTTTGGAAATTCTGTCCGAGCAGTTATCGATTTTTTCCTTCGATCAAGATAAATAA
- the LOC125762794 gene encoding uncharacterized protein LOC125762794, producing the protein MREMFSDRFQADRFPVVQVRGYDFSKNTQSIRKVKSHQYDWYVFRTILEHMKLRWKLEIYRSDPTVELMQWFNKQLEAGKIHIFFDRNFRADLMSVSHILPEMNGVCLVIPKTEKSQILQHLTTPLLSTTWFALIICLAVGSLLAHRYFKNGLIAALIFGVDLNAPGLSRTERTVLFASVLVFFILSEAYQAKLLSLMSSCRYPPDPKTLAEFLQTDTMLYVGEATATVTSFRSEFKRHVRKATDYRFSFDGGQSYGTLFRCLNAWDMYLDWIYQQYDRYGYNVRPHVHIVGEKILSVPASYTFSRTFLLYPHFKKYLSQIFESGLIRHWQSEQDRQQQFQQKFEFVENTIISFNDLIMVWTVLGIGHALALVVFLMEFSFIVLKQYARKCKSKRMQQLFV; encoded by the coding sequence ATGCGGGAAATGTTTTCCGATCGCTTCCAGGCAGATCGGTTCCCGGTGGTACAGGTGCGTGGttacgatttttccaaaaacacacaatcgaTCAGAAAAGTAAAATCGCATCAATACGATTGGTATGTGTTTCGAACAATTCTGGAACACATGAAGCTTCGCTGGAAGCTAGAAATTTATCGCTCTGATCCTACTGTGGAGCTGATGCAATGGTTCAACAAGCAGCTCGAAGCCGGTAAAATACATATCTTTTTCGATCGCAACTTTCGCGCAGATTTGATGTCCGTATCACACATTTTGCCGGAAATGAACGGAGTGTGTCTAGTGATTCCGAAAACAGAAAAGTCCCAAATACTGCAACATCTTACGACGCCTCTTCTATCGACGACATGGTTTGCGCTGATCATTTGCCTTGCAGTCGGTTCGCTTCTGGCTCATCGTTACTTCAAAAACGGTCTAATTGCTGCACTCATCTTTGGCGTGGACCTGAACGCTCCAGGTTTATCGCGAACAGAGCGTACCGTCCTGTTCGCTAGTGTGTTAGTATTCTTCATCCTTTCCGAAGCGTACCAGGCAAAGCTACTGTCACTAATGAGCTCCTGCCGCTATCCACCCGATCCGAAAACGCTGGCCGAATTCCTGCAGACCGACACCATGCTGTACGTGGGCGAAGCAACAGCTACCGTGACTTCGTTCCGATCGGAGTTCAAAAGACACGTCCGGAAAGCGACCGATTACAGGTTTTCGTTCGATGGTGGACAGTCCTACGGAACATTGTTTCGGTGTCTCAATGCGTGGGATATGTACTTGGATTGGATCTACCAACAGTACGATCGGTACGGATACAACGTTCGCCCACACGTACATATCGTGGGCGAGAAGATCCTTTCGGTACCGGCTTCGTATACGTTTTCTCGGACATTCTTGCTGTATCCTCACTTTAAGAAATATCTATCACAAATATTCGAAAGCGGCTTAATCCGACACTGGCAATCGGAGCAGGATCGTCAGCAGCAGTTTCAACAGAAGTTTGAATTCGTTGAGAACACTATTATTAGTTTCAATGATCTAATAATGGTGTGGACGGTTCTCGGGATCGGACATGCTTTGGCACTGGTTGTATTTTTGATGGAGTTTTCATTTATTGTCCTAAAGCAGTACGCTAGGAAATGTAAGTCAAAGCGCATGCaacaattgtttgtttaa